The genomic window TCTGCGTCTGAGGAGTGATCAGCACCAGATACCTCTCGCGCTTCTCGTCGTTCCATACGACGGTTCCGACATTGCCCGTCATCCTGGATCCTGTGGCCTGGACGGTGTCACCGACCTTGAAATCGTTCACTGTTGCGTCTCCTTGAGGTCCGAGGCCACCGACGTCACTTCGCGAGGAAGACGGTCAGCGCGCGGTTGACCTCGTCGGCGTGCGTCCAGAGCAGTCCATGCGGGGCGCCTTCCACCTCGACGTAGTCGGCGGCCGGCACTGCTTGGTGGAAGCGGCGGGCGGTCGCATCGATCGGGAGGATGTTGTCCTTGGTGCCGTGCAGGATGAGCGTGGGCTTCCCCACCGCTCGTACCGCCTCCACGTCCCCGCGGAAGTCCTCGATCCAGGACGAGACGACCGCGTAGGCGGCGACGGGTGCGCTGCCCGCCGCGACGTTCCAGCTGCCGGCCACGGCCTGCTCGCTGATGCGGGATCCGAGGTTCTCGTCGAGGTTGTAGAAGTTCTTGTAGAAGTCGGTGAACCAGGCGAAGCGGTCGCCCTTGGCAGCGGCCTCGATACCGTCGAACACCCCCTGAGGAACGCCTTCGGGGTTGTCGTCGCGCTGCACGAGGAAGGGCTGGAGCGAAGCGAGGAAAGCGAGCTTGGCGACGCGATCGTGTCCGTAGCGGCCCACGTAGCGGGCGAGCTCGCCGGTGCCCATCGAGAATCCGACCAGAACGACATCCTGCAGCTCGAGAGTCTCGAGCACCGTGTTGAGGTCGGCCGCGAAGGTGTCGTAGTCGTAGCCCGCGTTCACCTTTGATGACTGGCCGAAACCCCGGCGATCGTACGTGATGACCCGGTATCCCTGGGCGAGCAGTTCCCGGGTCTGACGCTCCCAGCTGTGCCCGTCGAGCGGGTACCCGTGGATGAGGACGACGGGCTGGCCGGCCCCCTGGTCTTCGTAGTACAGCTCGATCGGTGCGCTGTTCTCGTTTCCGACGGTGATGTAGCCCATGATGCTGATCCTTTCGATTGCGGCAGCGGCGGAGCG from Microbacterium sp. zg-Y625 includes these protein-coding regions:
- a CDS encoding alpha/beta fold hydrolase; this translates as MGYITVGNENSAPIELYYEDQGAGQPVVLIHGYPLDGHSWERQTRELLAQGYRVITYDRRGFGQSSKVNAGYDYDTFAADLNTVLETLELQDVVLVGFSMGTGELARYVGRYGHDRVAKLAFLASLQPFLVQRDDNPEGVPQGVFDGIEAAAKGDRFAWFTDFYKNFYNLDENLGSRISEQAVAGSWNVAAGSAPVAAYAVVSSWIEDFRGDVEAVRAVGKPTLILHGTKDNILPIDATARRFHQAVPAADYVEVEGAPHGLLWTHADEVNRALTVFLAK